Proteins co-encoded in one Pseudoalteromonas sp. MEBiC 03607 genomic window:
- a CDS encoding sugar phosphate isomerase/epimerase, with the protein MFKTRILLLIISLVFSGQLFAKLPVSVQLWSVKDTLKNDFHGTLKSLAEMGFDGVEFAGDFGPYSDNPAALKAKLSELGLVASSAHIGFDALTESTIDSTLLFYKTLGVTTLYVPWDERAWHPEGVKSLVKELTKVSDYATRFNMKIGFHNHNKEFNAFNNATFWDYIASNTPKTMPLQLDIGWVNYAAKDPIYFIKQYPNRTLATHIKVRTVEGSNMSPIIGENNIDWPAIIDTLESHGNTKWLVLEQEEYPSGLTPLQSVAKSKQNLDKILLNK; encoded by the coding sequence ATGTTTAAAACCCGCATTTTATTGCTCATTATTAGCCTTGTATTTAGTGGTCAATTATTCGCAAAACTGCCAGTTAGTGTGCAATTGTGGTCAGTCAAAGACACCTTAAAAAATGACTTTCATGGTACGCTTAAATCACTTGCCGAAATGGGATTTGACGGCGTTGAGTTTGCCGGAGATTTTGGCCCTTATTCTGATAACCCTGCGGCCTTAAAAGCAAAGCTCTCTGAATTAGGTTTAGTTGCCAGTAGTGCCCACATCGGCTTTGATGCTCTCACCGAAAGCACTATTGATAGCACCCTACTGTTTTACAAAACCCTTGGTGTTACCACACTCTATGTACCTTGGGATGAGCGAGCATGGCATCCTGAAGGGGTTAAGTCACTGGTTAAAGAGCTCACTAAAGTTAGTGATTATGCAACTCGCTTTAATATGAAGATCGGTTTTCACAATCATAATAAAGAGTTTAATGCATTTAATAACGCTACATTTTGGGATTATATTGCCAGTAACACACCCAAGACCATGCCATTGCAGTTAGATATTGGCTGGGTCAATTACGCAGCTAAAGATCCAATTTACTTCATTAAACAGTACCCTAACCGCACACTTGCTACGCACATTAAAGTACGTACGGTTGAGGGGAGCAACATGAGCCCGATTATCGGCGAAAACAACATTGATTGGCCTGCCATCATCGACACTTTAGAGTCGCACGGCAACACCAAGTGGTTAGTGCTGGAGCAAGAAGAATACCCAAGTGGACTAACACCGCTACAAAGCGTTGCGAAATCAAAACAAAATCTGGATAAGATTTTATTAAATAAGTAA
- a CDS encoding GMC family oxidoreductase, with the protein MSEFKHKVLVVGSGAGGAMAAYTLTKLGHKVLLLEAGRNYDPKTESPMFRRNSEAPLMGAGNKDKNFGFYDATVDGGWQVPDEPYTSAKGSDFYWWRARMLGGRTNHWGRYSLRFSEHDFKGKSRDGHGADWPFEYADLAPWYDKTEELVGVCGTNTGHEDMPDSSPGILQPPPKPRVPELLIAASAKKMGIQAVPMHRAVLTRPKDDRMACFYATPCGSGCSIGAAFQTTTSLLPMAKATGNLKVITDAMVKSVKVDEQGKVTGVTYVDKHTVTEHAIDADVVILAASACESARILLNSKNKKHPKGLANSSGQVGRNLMDSTGAWLGAQIPALKGRPRYNEDGHTANHLFIPWWGHQAQANNELDFPRGYHFEIGSGFGQPGSGVSGDKQGYGPALKQQIRDAYGSYVGFALRGEMLPNKDTYMEIDENVKDKWGIPVSKFHFKWSDRELKQIEHGLKTAKQILENMGATVGELPPAEKAISKGGEIIHEVGTTRMGSSKKDSVTNQWGQTWDCNNLFVMDAGVFASNPHKNCTLTIMTLAMRNSTWLAQQIDNGVL; encoded by the coding sequence ATGTCTGAATTTAAACACAAGGTATTGGTTGTTGGCTCTGGTGCTGGTGGTGCAATGGCCGCTTATACGCTAACTAAACTTGGTCACAAAGTGTTATTACTTGAAGCGGGCCGTAATTATGACCCGAAAACAGAAAGCCCAATGTTTCGTCGTAACAGCGAAGCCCCGCTTATGGGTGCAGGTAACAAAGACAAAAACTTTGGCTTTTACGATGCAACCGTTGATGGCGGTTGGCAAGTACCTGATGAGCCATACACTAGCGCCAAAGGGAGCGACTTTTATTGGTGGCGCGCCCGTATGTTAGGTGGTCGAACTAACCACTGGGGCCGCTATTCATTACGCTTTAGTGAGCACGATTTTAAAGGTAAAAGCCGTGATGGTCACGGTGCCGACTGGCCATTTGAATACGCTGATTTAGCACCTTGGTACGATAAAACAGAAGAGCTTGTTGGCGTATGTGGCACTAATACAGGCCATGAAGATATGCCAGATTCGTCACCGGGTATTTTACAACCGCCACCAAAACCGCGTGTGCCTGAACTTTTAATTGCCGCTTCTGCAAAGAAAATGGGCATTCAAGCAGTGCCGATGCATCGCGCAGTATTAACTCGCCCGAAAGATGATCGCATGGCCTGTTTTTATGCAACACCTTGTGGCTCTGGTTGCTCAATTGGTGCTGCTTTCCAAACTACGACATCATTACTGCCAATGGCAAAAGCCACCGGAAACTTAAAAGTCATTACCGATGCTATGGTTAAATCAGTTAAGGTTGATGAGCAAGGTAAAGTCACTGGCGTCACTTATGTTGATAAACACACAGTAACCGAACATGCTATTGATGCCGATGTGGTTATCTTAGCCGCCAGCGCCTGTGAATCAGCACGTATTTTATTAAACTCAAAGAATAAAAAGCACCCGAAAGGCCTTGCTAATTCAAGTGGTCAAGTAGGTCGAAATTTAATGGATTCGACGGGTGCATGGTTAGGTGCGCAAATTCCGGCACTTAAAGGTCGCCCACGTTATAACGAAGATGGACATACCGCTAACCACTTATTTATTCCTTGGTGGGGTCATCAAGCACAAGCTAACAATGAATTAGATTTCCCACGTGGTTATCACTTTGAAATTGGCAGTGGCTTTGGTCAGCCGGGCTCGGGTGTGTCGGGTGATAAACAAGGTTATGGCCCTGCCCTTAAACAACAAATTCGTGATGCATATGGCTCTTACGTTGGCTTTGCCCTGCGTGGTGAGATGTTACCGAACAAGGATACCTACATGGAGATTGACGAAAACGTTAAAGACAAATGGGGTATTCCGGTATCAAAGTTTCACTTTAAGTGGTCTGACAGAGAGTTAAAGCAAATCGAACATGGTTTAAAAACCGCGAAACAAATCCTAGAAAACATGGGTGCGACCGTTGGCGAACTCCCGCCTGCTGAAAAGGCAATTTCAAAAGGTGGCGAAATCATCCACGAAGTGGGCACCACACGAATGGGTAGCTCGAAGAAAGACTCAGTCACCAACCAATGGGGTCAAACATGGGATTGTAATAACCTATTTGTAATGGATGCGGGCGTATTTGCTTCTAACCCTCATAAAAACTGTACGCTCACCATCATGACACTGGCAATGCGTAATTCAACTTGGCTTGCTCAACAAATTGATAACGGGGTACTTTAA
- a CDS encoding DUF1080 domain-containing protein, with protein MFKSLKALTLMLTVSSCALANAADNQLTQQEKQAGWQLLFDGKDMSQWRNFKSESLNPAWVVEDGAMTLTKGGGDLLTKKQYQNFELQIDWKISTKGNSGIFVLADETGQMIYSHAPEIQIIDNEENPDTEIDSHLAGSIYDLFAAPVAAHKPANSWNHVRIKMQDNHLQVWQNGISTTSIVIGSTTWNTLVKGSKFATWKNFATAEQGHIGLQDHGDKVWFKNIKIKEL; from the coding sequence ATGTTTAAATCTCTTAAAGCACTGACTTTAATGCTCACCGTTAGTAGCTGTGCACTCGCTAATGCGGCTGATAATCAGCTTACACAACAAGAAAAGCAAGCTGGCTGGCAGTTATTGTTTGACGGCAAAGATATGTCGCAGTGGCGTAACTTTAAAAGCGAATCTTTAAATCCTGCATGGGTCGTTGAAGATGGCGCTATGACATTAACCAAAGGTGGCGGTGATCTGCTTACTAAAAAGCAATACCAAAACTTTGAATTACAGATTGATTGGAAAATCTCTACCAAAGGCAATAGCGGTATTTTCGTATTGGCTGATGAAACCGGACAGATGATTTACTCTCATGCGCCTGAAATTCAAATTATTGATAACGAAGAGAATCCAGATACCGAAATTGACTCGCACTTAGCAGGTTCGATTTACGATTTATTTGCTGCTCCAGTTGCGGCGCACAAGCCAGCAAATAGCTGGAACCACGTGCGTATAAAAATGCAAGACAACCACTTACAAGTTTGGCAAAACGGTATTAGCACCACCAGCATTGTGATTGGTAGTACAACATGGAATACCCTTGTTAAAGGCAGTAAGTTTGCAACTTGGAAAAACTTTGCAACGGCTGAGCAAGGTCATATTGGGCTTCAAGACCACGGTGACAAAGTGTGGTTTAAAAATATAAAAATCAAGGAGCTATAA
- a CDS encoding MFS transporter, translating to MDNNNYNRIVFRLCCIALIVTSMTFAIRAGILGQLGGEFGLTDTELGWVNAMAFLGFPVATMVGGIIYNAIGAKKLVALAFICHLLGLVLTITADGFWGLLVSTFLIGFANGAVEAGCNPLIAEMYPKNTTTMLNRFHVWFPGGIVIGALASNFMSGAGLNWQWQVALILVPTVIYGAMLIKAQFPRFDTRTHSTSSNIRHLFTPLYIFLIACMTFTATTEFGTQQWIERILGSSGASPMVVLALITGLMAVGRFFAGPIVHRLNPTGVLLGSAICASLGIFMMSQAEGSMIYLAAMLFALGVTYFWPTMLGCVAEYIPKSGALGMSLMGGAGMFAMSIWNPVIGSWIDTARSSAQASGASAEQIEILAGQAVLQNLLIFPIILIVAFIGLHLVINNNKRTEKCAS from the coding sequence ATGGACAACAATAATTATAACCGCATAGTCTTTCGGCTTTGCTGTATAGCACTGATTGTGACCTCTATGACCTTTGCCATTCGTGCTGGTATTTTGGGTCAACTTGGCGGTGAGTTTGGCTTAACCGATACCGAACTAGGTTGGGTTAATGCCATGGCATTTTTAGGTTTTCCCGTTGCGACTATGGTCGGCGGTATTATTTATAATGCCATTGGCGCTAAGAAATTAGTGGCTTTAGCGTTTATTTGTCATTTACTTGGTCTTGTTTTAACTATCACTGCTGATGGTTTTTGGGGCTTACTAGTTTCTACCTTTTTGATTGGTTTTGCCAACGGGGCGGTTGAAGCGGGCTGTAATCCACTGATTGCAGAAATGTACCCTAAAAATACCACCACTATGCTAAACCGTTTTCATGTTTGGTTCCCTGGAGGCATTGTGATAGGCGCACTTGCGTCGAATTTTATGTCGGGAGCGGGTTTAAACTGGCAATGGCAAGTGGCTTTAATTTTAGTTCCTACGGTTATTTATGGCGCTATGCTGATCAAAGCGCAGTTTCCACGCTTTGATACGCGTACTCACTCTACCAGCAGCAATATTCGCCACTTATTCACGCCGTTATACATCTTTTTAATTGCCTGCATGACATTCACCGCAACCACTGAGTTTGGCACACAGCAATGGATTGAGCGTATTTTAGGGTCTTCAGGCGCCTCTCCTATGGTGGTGTTAGCCCTGATCACCGGCTTAATGGCTGTTGGTCGCTTCTTTGCAGGACCAATTGTACATAGGCTTAATCCTACCGGTGTGTTACTTGGCTCTGCCATTTGTGCAAGCTTGGGGATTTTTATGATGAGTCAGGCCGAGGGCAGCATGATTTATCTGGCAGCGATGCTGTTTGCACTTGGCGTTACCTATTTTTGGCCGACCATGCTTGGCTGCGTTGCTGAATATATTCCTAAGTCAGGGGCGCTGGGTATGTCGTTAATGGGTGGTGCAGGCATGTTTGCTATGAGCATTTGGAACCCTGTAATTGGTAGCTGGATAGATACCGCACGCTCATCGGCACAGGCAAGTGGCGCAAGCGCTGAACAAATTGAAATTTTAGCCGGACAGGCTGTATTACAAAACCTACTGATCTTCCCAATTATTTTAATCGTCGCATTCATTGGGTTGCATCTAGTAATTAATAACAACAAACGCACCGAAAAATGTGCGTCTTAA
- a CDS encoding sugar phosphate isomerase/epimerase, with protein sequence MNKIKGPAIFLAQFISEQAPFNNFKGLCEWASGLGYKAIQVPTSNPDIFDLEKAAQSQQYCDEVTGIATEYGLTISELSTHLQGQLIAVHPAYDEMFDNFAAEHVKGNPAARTKWATEQLMLAAKASNNLGLTTHATFSGSFLWHTFYPWPQRPQGLVEQGFSELAKRWLPILDCFDEYGVDVCYELHPGEDLHDGVTFERFLAATNNHPRVNILYDPSHFVLQQLDYLAFIDIYHSRIKAFHVKDAEFIANGRSGVYGGFQNWQDRPGRFRSLGDGQVDFKQIFSKLTQYGFDGWAVLEWECCLKHPEDGAREGAEFIKAHLINPTDKAFDDFASGATNTERNNRILGL encoded by the coding sequence ATGAATAAAATCAAAGGGCCAGCAATATTTTTGGCGCAGTTTATTTCAGAGCAAGCCCCCTTCAATAACTTTAAAGGTTTATGTGAGTGGGCAAGCGGTTTAGGTTACAAAGCGATTCAAGTGCCAACCTCAAACCCAGACATTTTCGATTTAGAAAAAGCAGCTCAAAGCCAGCAATACTGCGATGAAGTCACTGGTATTGCCACAGAGTATGGACTTACAATTTCAGAGTTATCAACGCATTTGCAAGGTCAGCTAATTGCTGTACACCCTGCCTACGATGAAATGTTCGATAACTTTGCCGCAGAACATGTAAAAGGTAACCCTGCTGCGCGTACCAAATGGGCAACAGAACAACTAATGCTAGCTGCGAAAGCGAGTAACAACCTTGGCTTAACCACCCATGCGACTTTCTCGGGTTCTTTTTTATGGCATACCTTTTACCCGTGGCCACAGCGTCCACAAGGGCTTGTTGAACAAGGCTTTAGTGAACTTGCTAAGCGCTGGTTACCCATTTTAGATTGCTTTGACGAGTATGGCGTGGACGTGTGTTATGAATTGCATCCGGGTGAAGACCTACATGATGGTGTGACATTTGAGCGCTTTTTAGCAGCAACCAATAATCACCCACGCGTTAATATTCTTTATGATCCGAGCCATTTTGTATTGCAACAGCTCGACTATTTAGCGTTTATCGATATCTATCATTCGCGCATTAAGGCGTTTCATGTCAAAGATGCCGAATTTATCGCAAATGGCCGCTCAGGTGTTTATGGCGGATTTCAGAACTGGCAAGACCGACCGGGGCGTTTTCGTTCTTTAGGTGATGGCCAAGTAGATTTTAAGCAAATCTTTAGCAAGTTAACTCAATATGGTTTTGATGGTTGGGCTGTACTTGAATGGGAATGTTGCTTAAAGCACCCAGAAGATGGGGCAAGAGAAGGCGCTGAGTTTATTAAAGCACACTTGATAAACCCAACAGACAAAGCCTTTGACGATTTTGCCAGTGGCGCAACAAACACTGAGCGTAATAATCGAATTTTAGGTTTATAA
- a CDS encoding gluconate 2-dehydrogenase subunit 3 family protein: MHHRNEHDSYNYVSNMSRRESLKWLGLLAAGSAVGLTAGCTKALEDDGAVSAKEHWPDLDIKPVTAKGYGQDPNLVMPPESPWPLTLTADELTLVALLADYIVPREGAIPSASELEVPAVINEWVSAPYEGQQRDRIKILNSLAWLNDEAQLRFKKQFVALNEKQHRAILDDIAFLNEQTPAQFQRIGKAFLRFKELVLAAFFCTPEGCKDIGYLGNVPIAGDYPGPSDEAKAHLDQVLAELGLSEYAYTD; this comes from the coding sequence ATGCATCATCGTAACGAACACGACTCATATAACTATGTTTCTAACATGAGCCGCCGTGAGTCTTTAAAATGGCTTGGCTTATTAGCTGCAGGCTCAGCGGTTGGTTTAACTGCAGGTTGCACAAAAGCACTTGAAGATGACGGTGCAGTCTCTGCAAAAGAGCATTGGCCTGATTTAGATATTAAGCCTGTGACCGCTAAAGGCTATGGTCAAGACCCTAATTTGGTGATGCCACCAGAATCACCTTGGCCACTAACTTTAACCGCAGACGAGCTTACGTTAGTAGCACTATTAGCTGATTACATTGTGCCACGCGAAGGCGCTATTCCTTCAGCCAGTGAGCTAGAAGTACCGGCAGTTATTAATGAGTGGGTGAGCGCGCCTTATGAAGGCCAACAACGCGATAGAATTAAAATTTTAAACTCTCTAGCGTGGCTTAACGATGAAGCGCAGCTTCGCTTTAAAAAGCAATTTGTTGCGCTTAACGAAAAGCAACATCGTGCGATTTTAGACGATATTGCATTTTTAAACGAGCAAACACCTGCGCAATTTCAGCGTATTGGTAAAGCCTTTTTACGCTTTAAAGAATTAGTGCTGGCAGCATTTTTCTGTACACCTGAAGGCTGTAAAGACATAGGCTACCTAGGCAATGTTCCTATTGCTGGTGATTACCCAGGGCCTTCAGATGAAGCAAAAGCCCATTTAGATCAGGTTTTAGCTGAGCTTGGTTTAAGCGAGTACGCCTATACCGATTAA